From one Dermacentor andersoni chromosome 1, qqDerAnde1_hic_scaffold, whole genome shotgun sequence genomic stretch:
- the LOC126548195 gene encoding treslin-like: MFQSTKVVFLVDVASFFSREDRLNVADYQHAVNAVKYCCLKFLTHFGTHRTRWGYKFYNSNGLARQRMEKRLFCEFNLETFEDFEDDLVRRFEHYRQACDAIDRSGSRNVTEKDPPCSVLRAALTQIFSEYQWDAPSLSSPVKWKSRKRKRNCVSETCECEEDVNYVFNISPCPHTDDDIAAFLGRPPTVDGDVADEILPTHVRRLLFANASAKFFWIDTTSLEAAVDHGTTASPKLRSAITALGGDVICITTLVAAGSVCLGQDGRVATQGPLSAVPFCDVADFYFSTTIGVKAQQQMTPVVYNGTCIGSAVLCQNSSRVTEERVAAEDWKEIRILCRTGQDAKLCIFQSTRVHIFRCVGTSLHTYSKTPATALSEILSCLVNGNSALFVELSFNHSCLRHFGFLFPIDHTSFSVHIVTEPNLLTPKALLENAGSEFADGNRGVMEHIGILRRSSDCTRLEKPFAAHVLERWFVPVSIDCVTDVSNKWEHSTSQDCMLRMLRREYQTKFPASKGKGEHRLMSDQPKRPVSALNMRRCLSASFPVTSASEANIESASFSQTAPIATTCCDVDQLVIQLKECYDAALDAELPVSLLTCAQNIVSVVKRFAESQERDLSSGEIACKVLRTHFTLSCVQIAEKYVTLKDDDSFKRRVREYQLQALLALEEEVNFQPAGNCVERVTSLLRTLSFIYNPACASEFLKGVVSSTYLATLKDILIEIGEELNIQILSTELDTSLASEGDLFQLGSVPSLQSQESYLSSIPSSIILQRGADNANAAENKALARVDLSQPLALEKRQIVVKQAFSKHRANDSKVSRKHSKRVRTEDVHSNENEVHAKKNSQRGIISTPKAKRRHVLKTTFVPETPHGKQGRRAVQRRQELLRQKCSVTITLPVVEETPEKKHFSRPTTSQSQTPVKYAAAEILSHAEVQCAQSSMTPKRSLRPKMLFSHVQATPPEWNSSECLFSSPVSNVSPGVIEQVEQTPKKFVFRGNEVQPGNEPQCTLTPRRRVSKKLLSSPSTPKSALHCVSIVDSSPAAKRMLSKSPIATLRRQTLFPKAETPRQLFSMKSHESSPIKVVDSLDIVVAAEVSSDVQSYSISAEQILQADNDAMLTVASASSEASVSSPVLPECTSRFTRSKSRETGLSPHELFVLSQRSPVKKENHVSKKRGNKTVNCAVLKDNDQTPRQCVTKKISYTPPSALSLLHLTNSPMLLKKSK; this comes from the coding sequence ATGTTTCAGTCGACGAAAGTTGTATTTTTGGTGGATGTGGCGTCGTTCTTCAGCCGCGAAGACCGACTAAATGTCGCTGACTACCAGCATGCCGTGAACGCGGTCAAATACTGCTGTCTGAAGTTTCTCACGCACTTCGGCACGCACAGGACCCGGTGGGGCTACAAGTTTTACAACAGCAATGGCCTTGCCCGTCAGCGTATGGAGAAGCGCCTCTTCTGCGAGTTTAATCTGGAAACGTTCGAAGATTTCGAGGACGATCTCGTCAGGCGATTTGAACACTACAGGCAAGCATGCGATGCAATTGATCGCAGTGGTTCTCGCAACGTAACCGAAAAAGATCCCCCCTGCAGTGTGCTGCGTGCTGCACTAACGCAGATATTCTCCGAATACCAGTGGGACGCTCCTAGCCTTTCATCTCCCGTcaagtggaaatcaagaaaacgcAAAAGAAACTGCGTAAGTGAAACTTGCGAATGTGAGGAGGATGTAAACTACGTATTTAACATCTCGCCTTGCCCGCATACCGACGACGACATTGCCGCCTTCTTGGGCAGGCCGCCCACTGTCGATGGGGATGTTGCGGATGAAATTCTTCCTACCCATGTCCGTCGCCTGCTCTTCGCCAACGCGTCAGCCAAGTTTTTCTGGATTGATACGACATCCCTGGAAGCCGCCGTTGACCATGGCACGACGGCTAGCCCCAAGCTTCGGAGTGCTATAACGGCTCTTGGCGGAGACGTTATATGCATAACGACACTTGTTGCTGCTGGAAGTGTTTGTCTAGGCCAAGACGGACGAGTAGCGACACAAGGGCCCCTTAGTGCTGTCCCTTTTTGTGATGTGGCCGACTTTTATTTTTCGACTACCATCGGGGTCAAGGCTCAACAGCAGATGACTCCCGTAGTGTATAACGGGACCTGCATTGGATCGGCTGTGCTGTGCCAGAATTCCTCCCGTGTGACTGAGGAGCGTGTCGCTGCGGAAGACTGGAAAGAGATACGGATATTGTGTAGGACAGGACAAGATGCTAAACTGTGCATTTTTCAGTCCACTCGGGTACATATATTTCGCTGTGTTGGAACGAGTTTGCATACATACTCAAAGACTCCTGCCACTGCACTGAGCGAAATACTGTCCTGTCTTGTGAATGGCAACAGTGCACTTTTTGTTGAACTGTCATTCAATCACTCATGTCTCAGACACTTTGGTTTTCTGTTCCCCATAGACCACACTTCATTTTCTGTGCACATTGTTACAGAGCCAAACCTGTTGACACCAAAGGCATTGTTAGAAAATGCTGGTAGTGAATTCGCAGATGGTAACAGAGGTGTAATGGAACATATTGGCATCCTGCGGAGAAGTAGTGATTGTACACGTTTGGAAAAGCCCTTTGCAGCACATGTACTTGAAAGGTGGTTTGTTCCTGTTTCCATTGATTGTGTAACTGATGTTAGCAACAAATGGGAACATTCCACCTCTCAAGACTGCATGCTCAGAATGCTGCGACGAGAGTACCAGACAAAATTCCCAGCCAGCAAGGGCAAGGGTGAACATCGACTCATGAGTGATCAGCCCAAACGACCAGTGTCTGCACTTAATATGCGGAGATGCCTTAGTGCCTCTTTTCCTGTTACGTCTGCATCAGAAGCCAACATTGAAAGCGCTTCATTTAGCCAAACTGCACCCATTGCAACAACTTGCTGTGATGTCGACCAACTTGTCATTCAGCTCAAGGAATGTTATGATGCTGCACTTGATGCAGAATTGCCAGTATCATTGTTAACATGTGCCCAGAACATTGTCAGTGTGGTCAAGCGGTTTGCTGAGAGTCAAGAAAGGGATTTAAGTAGTGGCGAAATTGCGTGCAAGGTGCTTAGGACTCACTTTACTTTGAGCTGTGTTCAGATTGCAGAGAAGTATGTGACCCTTAAAGATGATGATAGCTTCAAGCGCCGTGTTCGTGAATATCAGCTGCAAGCTCTgttggcattggaggaggaggtGAACTTTCAACCAGCGGGCAATTGTGTGGAAAGAGTAACATCCCTGCTTCGAACACTTTCCTTCATCTACAACCCAGCATGTGCTAGTGAATTCTTGAAAGGTGTTGTGAGCAGCACCTATCTAGCAACCCTTAAAGACATTCTTATTGAGATTGGAGAGGAACTAAACATTCAGATTCTTTCCACCGAGCTTGACACTTCGCTTGCTTCTGAAGGGGACCTTTTTCAGCTGGGATCTGTTCCCTCTCTGCAGTCACAGGAGTCTTATTTGTCAAGTATTCCATCATCAATCATCTTACAGCGAGGTGCTGATAATGCTAACGCAGCAGAGAACAAAGCCTTAGCCAGAGTAGATCTCTCACAGCCACTAGCACTTGAAAAACGTCAGATTGTGGTTAAGCAGGCTTTCTCAAAGCACAGAGCAAATGATTCCAAAGTGTCAAGGAAACATTCAAAAAGGGTAAGGACAGAGGATGTACATAGTAATGAAAATGAAGTACATGCCAAAAAAAATTCGCAAAGGGGCATAATTTCAACACCAAAAGCAAAGCGTCGCCATGTCCTAAAGACAACATTTGTACCAGAGACACCTCATGGAAAACAAGGACGAAGAGCTGTTCAGCGTCGGCAAGAGCTGCTGAGGCAAAAATGTAGTGTTACCATCACACTGCCAGTAGTAGAGGAAACTCCTGAAAAGAAACACTTCTCTCGACCAACAACTTCACAATCTCAAACCCCGGTTAAATATgctgctgcagaaatactgagcCATGCTGAAGTGCAGTGTGCTCAGAGCAGCATGACGCCAAAGAGAAGCCTACGGCCAAAGATGCTTTTTTCTCATGTGCAAGCAACACCCCCTGAGTGGAACAGTTCGGAATGCCTCTTCAGTTCTCCCGTTAGCAATGTCTCTCCTGGTGTTATTGAGCAGGTTGAGCAGACACCCAAAAAATTTGTTTTCAGGGGCAATGAGGTACAGCCAGGAAATGAACCACAGTGTACCTTGACACCACGTAGAAGAGTTTCAAAGAAACTTCTGAGTTCTCCTTCAACACCAAAGTCAGCACTTCATTGTGTCAGCATTGTTGATTCATCTCCAGCTGCCAAGCGAATGCTCTCAAAGTCGCCAATTGCCACTTTGAGAAGGCAAACATTGTTTCCAAAGGCTGAAACACCAAGACAGTTGTTCAGCATGAAGAGTCATGAAAGCTCGCCAATTAAGGTTGTGGACTCTTTGGACATTGTTGTGGCAGCTGAGGTGAGCTCTGACGTCCAGTCATATTCCATCTCGGCAGAACAAATTCTACAAGCAGACAATGATGCCATGCTGACTGTGGCTTCTGCATCATCAGAAGCCTCAGTTAGCTCACCAGTGTTGCCAGAATGCACATCACGCTTTACAAGGAGCAAATCGCGGGAAACAGGCCTTTCGCCACACGAACTGTTTGTGTTATCGCAGAGGAGCCCAGTGAAAAAGGAAAACCATGTGTCTAAGAAGAGAGGGAACAAAACAGTGAACTGTGCTGTGCTAAAAGACAATGACCAAACTCCAAGGCAGTGTGTGACAAAAAAAATTTCGTACACTCCTCCTTCTGCATTGAGTTTGTTACACCTTACTAACTCTCCCATGCTGTTAAAAAAGAGCAAATGA